In Phytoactinopolyspora mesophila, the following are encoded in one genomic region:
- a CDS encoding ATP-binding cassette domain-containing protein, producing the protein MTDKPPIVIEATGLTKSFKKTEVLRGVDLAVERGTMFALLGPNGAGKTTTVRILSTLLPADGGVATIAGHDVSRAPDEVRNVMGITGQYATVDEILTGRENLVMIGRLYHLGKAAAQQRADELLEQFDLVDAGKRPVKTYSGGMRRRLDLAASLIAKPPIIFLDEPTTGLDPRSRQGMWNVIRELLQSGITILLTTQYLEEADQLADRVAVIDDGRIIAEGTPDDLKSAVGTERLELEFADSAELTAAAAVIGGDTLRLDDQDRRLSLAVDGPDDVRQVLTALDLAGVKVADMTLSRPTLDDVFMALTGSDPTHEEADAA; encoded by the coding sequence ATGACCGACAAACCACCGATCGTCATCGAAGCGACCGGGCTGACGAAGTCGTTCAAGAAGACAGAGGTACTACGCGGCGTGGATCTCGCGGTCGAACGCGGCACCATGTTCGCGCTGCTGGGGCCGAACGGAGCCGGCAAGACCACCACCGTGCGAATACTGAGCACCCTGCTTCCCGCCGACGGGGGAGTGGCGACCATCGCCGGGCACGACGTCTCGCGGGCGCCGGATGAGGTGCGCAACGTCATGGGGATCACGGGGCAGTACGCGACCGTCGACGAGATCCTGACCGGGCGCGAGAACCTCGTGATGATCGGCCGGCTGTATCACCTCGGCAAGGCCGCCGCACAGCAGCGGGCGGATGAGCTGCTCGAGCAGTTCGACTTGGTTGACGCCGGGAAACGGCCGGTCAAAACCTACTCGGGCGGAATGCGCCGCCGTCTGGACCTAGCTGCCAGCCTCATCGCCAAACCGCCAATCATCTTCCTGGACGAACCGACCACGGGTCTGGACCCACGTAGCCGCCAGGGAATGTGGAACGTGATCCGTGAGCTCCTGCAATCCGGTATCACCATCCTGCTGACCACCCAGTATCTCGAGGAAGCCGACCAGTTGGCCGACCGGGTGGCAGTGATCGACGACGGCCGCATCATCGCCGAGGGTACACCTGACGATCTGAAGTCGGCGGTCGGAACAGAACGCCTGGAGCTGGAGTTCGCCGACTCAGCCGAACTCACGGCGGCGGCCGCCGTCATCGGCGGCGACACGCTCCGGCTGGACGATCAGGACCGGCGGCTGAGCTTGGCCGTGGACGGACCGGACGACGTCCGTCAGGTTCTGACGGCGCTCGATCTAGCGGGCGTCAAGGTCGCCGACATGACGCTGTCGCGGCCCACGCTCGACGACGTATTCATGGCCCTGACAGGTTCGGACCCCACGCACGAGGAAGCAGACGCGGCATGA
- a CDS encoding ABC transporter permease codes for MTTTDLTPPLVPASSRAGRRTRLGWSVGDSIVLIGRSMRHSLRAPDSLLIGVALPVLLLLLFTYVFGGAIEAGIAHSDYIDYVVPGVILLTAGFAAGQTAAGITNDMTTGVIDRFRSLPINNWIVVLGHVVASMVRNLVSTTLVIVVALLMGFSPTASLLEWLGAIGMIILFILMMTFVAVMFGLLAKSVDAAFGFSFFIVFLPYVSSAFVPTETMPSVLHGFAEHQPLTPIIETVRGLLMGMPIGDSAWQGVLWCVAILAVVIPISGRLFRRRTAS; via the coding sequence ATGACCACCACTGATCTCACACCCCCATTGGTTCCCGCATCGAGCCGGGCCGGCCGTCGTACCCGGTTGGGCTGGTCCGTAGGGGACTCGATCGTGCTCATCGGACGGAGCATGCGGCATTCGCTGCGCGCTCCTGATTCCCTGCTCATCGGAGTGGCGCTGCCCGTGCTGCTTCTTCTCTTGTTCACCTACGTGTTCGGGGGCGCGATCGAAGCAGGAATCGCGCACTCCGACTACATCGACTACGTGGTACCGGGCGTCATCCTGCTGACGGCCGGGTTCGCCGCGGGCCAGACGGCCGCCGGTATCACCAACGACATGACAACCGGGGTGATCGACCGGTTCCGTTCACTGCCGATCAACAACTGGATCGTCGTGCTGGGCCATGTGGTCGCCAGCATGGTGCGCAACCTGGTCTCCACCACGCTGGTGATCGTCGTGGCGCTGCTCATGGGCTTCAGCCCGACAGCTTCGCTGCTCGAATGGCTGGGCGCCATCGGGATGATCATTCTGTTCATCCTGATGATGACCTTCGTGGCGGTCATGTTCGGACTGCTCGCCAAGTCGGTCGACGCGGCCTTCGGCTTCTCCTTCTTCATCGTCTTCCTGCCCTACGTCAGCAGCGCGTTCGTCCCGACGGAGACCATGCCGTCGGTATTGCACGGTTTCGCGGAGCATCAACCGTTGACGCCGATCATCGAGACCGTCCGCGGGCTGCTCATGGGCATGCCGATCGGCGACAGCGCCTGGCAAGGGGTGCTCTGGTGCGTCGCGATCTTGGCCGTCGTCATCCCCATCTCCGGGCGCCTCTTCCGTCGCCGGACCGCCTCATAG